The Lysobacter panacisoli genome includes a window with the following:
- a CDS encoding ComEA family DNA-binding protein — protein MKPAYQIAQSLLLSLLMASHAIAAEKVNINTADAATIDRVLVNVGPSKAEAIVAYRKANGPFRSPDQLAQVQGIGLKTVEKNLDRIVVSGGTPPPRAAPATGAKPASAQKAPPPVRR, from the coding sequence ATGAAACCCGCGTACCAGATCGCCCAGTCCCTGCTGCTGTCCCTGCTGATGGCCAGCCACGCCATCGCGGCGGAGAAGGTCAACATCAACACCGCCGACGCCGCCACCATCGACCGCGTGCTGGTCAACGTCGGGCCCAGCAAGGCCGAGGCCATCGTCGCCTATCGCAAGGCCAACGGCCCGTTCCGCTCGCCGGACCAGCTCGCCCAAGTCCAGGGCATCGGCCTGAAGACCGTGGAGAAGAACCTCGACCGCATCGTCGTGAGCGGCGGCACGCCGCCGCCGCGCGCCGCTCCAGCCACCGGTGCGAAACCCGCCTCCGCACAGAAGGCTCCGCCGCCCGTGCGCCGCTGA
- a CDS encoding Fe2+-dependent dioxygenase, protein MLLQVPQVLSADQVAHFRDRLANAGWADGRITAGYQSAMAKDNAQLPENDPVARELGVLVLEALARNSTFFSAALPQRIYPPLFNRYSGGQSFGFHVDNAIRYDRSEGGADPIRTDLSATLFLNAPEDYDGGELVIEDTYGVQKVKLAAGDMVLYPGTSLHKVTPVTRGERLASFFWIQSLVREDAQRRMMFELDVSIRRLTQDVPDHPALVQLTGVYHNLLRRWADT, encoded by the coding sequence ATGCTGCTGCAGGTGCCGCAGGTGCTGTCCGCCGATCAGGTCGCGCATTTCCGCGACCGCCTCGCGAATGCCGGCTGGGCCGACGGTCGCATCACCGCCGGCTACCAGTCGGCGATGGCCAAGGACAATGCGCAGCTGCCGGAGAACGATCCGGTGGCGCGCGAGCTGGGCGTCCTCGTGCTCGAAGCGCTTGCGCGCAATTCGACGTTCTTCTCCGCGGCATTGCCGCAGCGCATCTATCCGCCGCTCTTCAACCGTTACAGCGGCGGGCAGTCGTTCGGTTTCCATGTCGACAACGCGATCCGCTACGACCGCAGCGAGGGCGGTGCCGATCCGATCCGCACCGACCTGTCGGCGACGCTGTTCCTCAACGCGCCGGAAGACTACGACGGCGGCGAGCTGGTGATCGAAGACACCTACGGCGTGCAGAAGGTGAAGCTCGCGGCCGGCGACATGGTGCTGTATCCGGGCACCAGCCTGCACAAGGTGACGCCGGTGACGCGCGGCGAGCGACTGGCCTCGTTCTTCTGGATCCAGAGCCTGGTGCGCGAGGACGCGCAGCGCCGGATGATGTTCGAGCTGGACGTATCGATCCGACGACTCACCCAGGACGTGCCGGACCACCCCGCACTGGTGCAGCTCACCGGCGTCTATCACAACCTGTTGCGGCGCTGGGCCGATACCTGA
- a CDS encoding PepSY-associated TM helix domain-containing protein, whose amino-acid sequence MSASSNAPDIAARQQRRGFWLRTLHSWHWISSAICLVGMLLFAITGVTLNHSSAIEAKPHTLNRKVEMPASVLRALGTREDGNAPLPGTVADWLGDVLPVSIGKQNAEWSSDEVYLSLPRPGGDAWLSIDRASGAVEYERTTRGWIAYLNDLHKGRNAGTAWRWFIDVFALACLVFCITGLFLLQMHARQRRATWPYVALGLALPLLLALLFIH is encoded by the coding sequence GTGTCCGCATCCTCCAACGCGCCCGACATCGCCGCCCGCCAACAGCGACGCGGCTTCTGGCTGCGCACGCTGCATTCGTGGCACTGGATCAGCTCGGCGATCTGCCTGGTCGGCATGCTGCTGTTCGCGATCACCGGAGTCACGCTGAACCACTCCTCCGCGATCGAGGCGAAGCCGCACACGCTCAACCGCAAGGTCGAGATGCCCGCCTCGGTGCTGCGCGCGCTTGGCACGCGCGAGGACGGCAACGCGCCACTGCCGGGCACGGTCGCGGACTGGCTCGGCGACGTGCTGCCGGTGTCGATCGGCAAGCAGAACGCGGAATGGTCGAGCGACGAGGTTTACCTTTCGCTGCCGCGTCCCGGTGGCGATGCGTGGCTGAGCATCGATCGCGCCAGCGGCGCGGTGGAATACGAACGCACCACGCGCGGCTGGATCGCCTATCTCAACGACCTGCACAAGGGCCGCAACGCGGGCACGGCATGGCGCTGGTTCATCGACGTGTTCGCGCTGGCCTGCCTCGTGTTCTGCATTACCGGTCTGTTCCTGCTGCAGATGCACGCGCGCCAGCGCCGCGCGACCTGGCCCTACGTTGCACTGGGCCTGGCGTTGCCGCTGCTGCTCGCATTGCTGTTCATCCACTGA
- a CDS encoding HutD/Ves family protein, giving the protein MAIERVSRSWVIPANEYRRERWRNQLGWTREIHASHLPGPAPDSPWDWRLSIAEIERDSEFSAFPGIDRELVLLSGNGVRLRFDDGEAHELHPPHERLRFAGERKVVGELLDGPTHDFNLMWRRDRVSATLWHRPLVGPMVLFADPGTTWVVYLIAGQAQFADESGLPAMSASDSAIFAAGDERLRHVIDGGGEALLIRIEPVTATG; this is encoded by the coding sequence ATGGCCATCGAACGTGTCAGCCGGTCCTGGGTGATCCCTGCCAACGAATACCGCCGGGAGCGCTGGCGCAACCAGCTCGGCTGGACGCGCGAGATCCACGCCAGCCATCTGCCCGGCCCGGCGCCCGATTCGCCGTGGGATTGGCGGTTGTCGATCGCGGAAATCGAGCGTGATTCGGAGTTTTCGGCATTCCCGGGGATAGACCGCGAACTGGTCCTGCTGTCCGGCAACGGCGTGCGTCTGCGCTTCGACGACGGCGAGGCGCACGAGCTGCATCCGCCGCACGAGCGTCTCCGCTTCGCCGGCGAGCGCAAGGTGGTAGGCGAACTGCTCGATGGCCCCACGCACGACTTCAACCTGATGTGGCGTCGCGATCGCGTCAGCGCGACCTTGTGGCACCGCCCGCTGGTCGGTCCGATGGTGCTGTTCGCCGATCCGGGTACGACATGGGTGGTGTACCTGATCGCGGGCCAGGCGCAGTTTGCGGACGAGTCCGGCCTTCCGGCGATGTCGGCGAGCGACTCGGCGATCTTTGCAGCGGGCGACGAGCGCCTGCGCCACGTCATCGACGGCGGTGGCGAGGCGCTGCTGATCCGCATCGAGCCGGTGACGGCGACCGGCTAG
- a CDS encoding FAD:protein FMN transferase: MGTSWSVKLVAPAHADLHRVHAGIQATLDRVVAQMSNWEADSDLSRYNASPAGSWHVLPEEFWTVLSCALKVAHASGGAYDPTIGPLVDAWGFGPAGRQAGAFSPDAVRAQVGWQRVVLDADTRRALQPGGTRLDLCAIAKGHAVDAVAAQLRADGIDCALVEVGGELAGYGRKPDGSPWRVIVEGWSGDEDDASEPRVLALDALAVATSGDRWHRRSHEGREVSHTLDPRTGRAVADAPTAVTVAAPDAMHADAWATALTVLGMREGYELAEALGLAARFVDARDGDVVERMTPAFEALLA, from the coding sequence ATGGGCACGAGCTGGTCGGTGAAGCTGGTCGCGCCGGCGCATGCCGATCTGCACCGCGTGCATGCCGGCATCCAGGCCACGCTCGACCGTGTCGTCGCACAGATGAGCAATTGGGAAGCGGATTCCGACCTCAGCCGCTACAACGCATCGCCCGCGGGTTCCTGGCACGTGTTGCCGGAGGAGTTCTGGACGGTGCTGTCGTGTGCGCTGAAGGTCGCGCACGCCAGCGGTGGCGCTTACGACCCGACGATCGGCCCGCTGGTGGATGCCTGGGGCTTCGGCCCCGCCGGTCGCCAGGCCGGTGCGTTCTCGCCGGATGCGGTGCGTGCACAGGTGGGCTGGCAGCGCGTCGTGCTCGATGCGGACACGCGACGCGCGCTCCAGCCCGGCGGAACGCGCCTGGACCTGTGCGCGATCGCGAAGGGTCATGCGGTGGATGCGGTCGCCGCGCAGTTGCGCGCGGATGGCATCGACTGCGCACTGGTCGAAGTCGGCGGCGAGCTCGCTGGATATGGACGCAAACCCGACGGCTCGCCGTGGCGGGTGATCGTCGAAGGCTGGTCGGGCGATGAGGACGACGCGAGCGAACCGCGTGTGCTGGCGCTCGACGCGCTTGCCGTCGCGACGTCCGGCGACCGTTGGCATCGCCGTTCGCATGAAGGGCGCGAAGTGAGCCACACGCTGGATCCGCGCACGGGCCGAGCGGTCGCGGATGCGCCGACTGCCGTGACCGTCGCCGCGCCAGACGCGATGCACGCCGACGCCTGGGCCACGGCGTTGACGGTGCTGGGCATGCGCGAGGGCTACGAACTGGCGGAGGCGCTCGGACTGGCGGCGCGCTTCGTCGATGCGCGCGACGGCGACGTGGTGGAACGCATGACGCCTGCGTTCGAAGCGTTGCTCGCCTGA
- a CDS encoding M20 family metallopeptidase → MDTSKVDRYVGDKWDDEIIPQLVEYIRIPNKSPMFDADWVKHGYMDDAVKLMERWAKAQPIPGMQVEVVRLEGRTPLIFIDIPAANGGSNDDCVLLYGHLDKQPEMTGWDPEFGPWNPVIKGDRLYGRGGADDGYAIFGSLTAVLALQEQNLPHSRCVILIEACEESGSYDLPAYVDHLSERIGKPSLVVCLDSGCGNYDQLWCTTSLRGLAGGNFTVKVLQEGVHSGDASGIVPSSFRLLRQLLSRLEDEATGKIRIDGLFVDVPPERLEQARRAASVLNTAIFDKFPFLPGMTPMADDLTELVLNRTWRPALSVTGIDGMPPLASAGNVLRPHTAVKLSLRLPPTLDGKKAGELLKDVLTRDPPNGAKVTLELEKSSSGWNAPAQSPWLTKAIDASSREFFGQPAMYMGEGGSIPFMGMLGEKFPGAQFMITGVLGPHSNAHGPNEFLHIPMGKRVTACVSRVIAEHHHASQRGETTGAAVAPDSGDRHGGHGCC, encoded by the coding sequence ATGGACACCAGCAAGGTCGACCGCTACGTCGGCGACAAATGGGACGACGAGATCATTCCCCAGCTCGTCGAGTACATCCGCATTCCCAACAAGTCCCCGATGTTCGACGCCGACTGGGTCAAGCACGGTTACATGGACGATGCGGTCAAGCTGATGGAGCGCTGGGCGAAGGCGCAGCCGATCCCGGGCATGCAGGTCGAGGTGGTGCGCCTGGAAGGCCGCACGCCGCTGATCTTCATCGACATCCCCGCCGCCAACGGTGGCAGCAACGACGACTGCGTGCTGTTGTACGGACATCTGGACAAGCAGCCGGAGATGACCGGCTGGGATCCGGAGTTCGGTCCGTGGAATCCGGTGATCAAGGGCGACCGCCTGTACGGTCGCGGCGGTGCGGACGACGGCTACGCGATCTTCGGTTCGCTCACCGCCGTGCTCGCGCTGCAGGAACAGAACCTGCCGCATTCGCGCTGCGTGATCCTGATCGAAGCCTGCGAGGAATCGGGCAGCTACGACCTGCCGGCGTACGTCGACCATCTGTCCGAGCGCATCGGCAAGCCGTCGCTGGTGGTGTGCCTGGATTCGGGCTGCGGCAACTACGACCAGCTGTGGTGCACGACGTCGCTGCGCGGCCTCGCCGGCGGCAACTTCACGGTGAAGGTGCTGCAGGAAGGCGTGCACTCGGGCGATGCATCCGGCATCGTGCCGTCGAGCTTCCGCCTGCTGCGCCAGTTGCTGTCGCGACTGGAAGACGAAGCGACCGGCAAGATCCGCATCGACGGCCTGTTCGTCGACGTTCCGCCCGAGCGACTGGAGCAGGCGCGTCGCGCGGCGTCGGTGCTCAACACCGCGATCTTCGACAAGTTCCCGTTCCTGCCCGGCATGACGCCGATGGCCGACGACCTCACCGAGCTCGTGCTCAACCGCACGTGGCGCCCGGCGCTGTCGGTGACCGGTATCGACGGTATGCCGCCGCTGGCATCGGCCGGCAACGTGCTGCGCCCGCACACGGCGGTGAAGCTGTCGCTGCGCCTGCCGCCGACGCTGGACGGCAAGAAGGCCGGCGAGCTGCTCAAGGACGTGCTGACGCGCGATCCGCCCAACGGCGCGAAGGTCACGCTCGAGCTGGAGAAGTCCTCCAGCGGCTGGAATGCACCGGCACAGTCGCCGTGGCTGACGAAGGCGATCGATGCGTCGAGCCGCGAATTCTTCGGCCAGCCGGCGATGTACATGGGCGAAGGCGGCTCGATCCCGTTCATGGGCATGCTCGGCGAGAAGTTCCCGGGCGCGCAGTTCATGATCACCGGCGTGCTCGGCCCGCACAGCAATGCGCACGGTCCGAACGAGTTCCTGCACATCCCGATGGGCAAGCGCGTGACCGCGTGCGTGTCGCGCGTGATCGCCGAGCACCACCACGCCAGCCAGCGCGGCGAGACCACCGGCGCAGCGGTGGCGCCCGATAGCGGCGATCGCCACGGCGGGCACGGCTGCTGTTGA
- a CDS encoding DUF4198 domain-containing protein: protein MKRSLITAALVAALSLPFAAQAHKAWLQPSQTVLAGNNPWVTVDAAVSNDLFYFNHVPLRTDNLTITAPDGSTVAPQNSATGKYRSVFDVELKQTGTYRIGVVNNYVIGQWEENGQPKRWRGTVAEFATGVPKDAKKLQVSQSVSRVETFVTNGSPSETALKPSGEGLELVPVTHPNDLFAGEAATFRLQIDGKPAAGLDVEIVRGNTRYRNAQDELKVKTDAKGEFSVTWPEAGMYWLEATSEDKKTSVPQAKQRRLGYVATLEVLPQ from the coding sequence ATGAAGCGTTCCCTCATCACCGCGGCCCTCGTCGCCGCGCTGTCCCTGCCCTTCGCCGCACAGGCGCACAAGGCCTGGCTGCAGCCTTCGCAGACGGTGCTCGCTGGCAACAACCCGTGGGTGACGGTCGATGCGGCGGTCTCCAACGACCTGTTCTATTTCAACCACGTGCCGCTGCGCACGGACAACCTGACCATCACCGCGCCCGACGGCAGCACGGTCGCGCCGCAGAACAGCGCGACCGGCAAATACCGTTCGGTGTTCGACGTCGAACTCAAGCAGACCGGCACCTACCGCATCGGCGTGGTCAACAACTACGTGATCGGCCAATGGGAAGAGAACGGCCAGCCCAAGCGCTGGCGCGGCACGGTGGCCGAGTTCGCGACCGGCGTGCCGAAGGATGCGAAGAAGCTGCAGGTCTCGCAGTCGGTCAGCCGCGTGGAAACCTTCGTCACCAATGGTTCGCCCAGCGAAACCGCGCTCAAGCCCAGCGGCGAAGGCCTGGAGCTGGTGCCGGTGACGCATCCCAACGACCTGTTCGCGGGCGAGGCGGCGACGTTCCGCCTGCAGATCGACGGCAAGCCGGCCGCGGGTCTCGACGTCGAGATCGTGCGCGGCAACACGCGCTACCGCAACGCGCAGGACGAGTTGAAGGTCAAGACCGACGCCAAGGGCGAGTTCTCGGTGACGTGGCCGGAAGCCGGCATGTACTGGCTCGAAGCGACGAGCGAAGACAAGAAGACCAGCGTGCCGCAGGCCAAGCAGCGTCGCCTCGGCTACGTCGCCACGCTGGAAGTGCTGCCGCAGTAA
- a CDS encoding non-heme iron oxygenase ferredoxin subunit, with protein MSDGWVFVCATSQLLPGERTVAWDGDTPILVVNYDGDFYALEDKCSHEDFELSAGNYDGDEATVECVLHGAKFDVRDGRALCAPAYEPVVRFPVKVEDGGVWTRDDRG; from the coding sequence GTGAGCGACGGCTGGGTGTTCGTCTGCGCAACCTCGCAACTGCTGCCGGGCGAGCGCACGGTGGCCTGGGACGGCGACACGCCGATCCTCGTGGTGAACTACGACGGCGACTTCTATGCCCTCGAGGACAAGTGTTCGCACGAGGACTTCGAGCTGTCGGCCGGCAACTACGACGGCGACGAAGCCACCGTCGAATGCGTCCTGCACGGCGCCAAGTTCGACGTGCGCGACGGCCGCGCTCTATGCGCACCGGCCTACGAGCCGGTCGTGCGTTTCCCGGTGAAGGTCGAGGACGGCGGGGTCTGGACCCGCGACGATCGCGGCTGA
- a CDS encoding TonB-dependent receptor, with translation MSNRKFVVSPLAGALALAVVTPVLADPAGEPQAKDLDKIEVHGEYVEKPSSVKYTEPLLDTPQTITVITKDVMDQQNLLGLRDVLSTLPGITFGAGEGGGGYGDSITLRGFNANSDITTDGVRDSAQYSRSDTFNLDAIELVNGANSVYSGAGSVGGNINLVSKSARTGDSTNVTAGVGTDSFGRITVDSNTDFDNGTAFRVNAMVHENDAPGRDYEQFKRWGIAPSVAFGLDGDTRFTLSYLHQSDENVPQYGVPYFSAFGGPLPGVDPSNYYGYHNIDTQEIDVDMLTGVFEHDFNDKITLRSLARYQQVDQLSIVDAPQGTWCLASGINAATGVACPTTMQPNTYLPSGPRGFKRDTRNTIAISQTDVISHFDTGSVEHSLVAGVSLSREDFDLDTGNLFRTANGTAVTLPLMSISDPDSRYTGPINFIRSGITEGSLDNQAIYAFDTLKFSERWMLNLGARYEHNKGDSVAYTFNTTAGSPTLGQVTGRTVSENEDDLFSYRAGLIFKPAANGTLYVSYANSKTPSKASVNGSCTATSTTGTANCNVDPESAVNIEFGAKWDINQRLALTGAVFRNDREEFKVADPGNPANPSGEQQLDGEARVDGVSLGVAGQLADHWSVFANVTWLDSEVLQGVSDFCKTNPSTACGNTAANPDPLEGRPISGTPERAGSVWTTYELSQWTFGYGITYQSSYDYYTGTGANAGTIKGYTTHRAMVGYSVNERLSLQLNANNLFDKEYYIRVRNNGWATPGDERSVVLQATYRF, from the coding sequence ATGTCCAACAGGAAGTTCGTCGTCTCGCCGCTCGCCGGCGCCCTCGCCCTTGCCGTCGTCACGCCCGTGCTGGCCGACCCGGCCGGCGAGCCGCAGGCCAAGGATCTGGACAAGATCGAAGTGCACGGCGAGTACGTCGAGAAGCCGTCCTCGGTGAAGTACACCGAGCCGCTGCTCGATACGCCGCAGACGATCACCGTCATCACCAAGGACGTGATGGACCAGCAGAACCTGCTGGGCCTGCGCGACGTGCTGAGCACTCTGCCCGGCATCACCTTCGGCGCGGGCGAAGGCGGCGGCGGTTACGGCGACAGCATCACGCTGCGTGGCTTCAACGCCAACAGCGACATCACCACCGACGGCGTGCGCGACAGCGCGCAGTACTCGCGCAGCGACACCTTCAACCTCGACGCGATCGAACTGGTCAACGGCGCCAACTCGGTCTACTCCGGCGCAGGCTCGGTCGGCGGCAACATCAACCTGGTGAGCAAGAGCGCGCGCACCGGCGATTCGACCAACGTCACCGCGGGCGTCGGCACCGACAGCTTCGGCCGCATCACCGTCGACAGCAACACCGACTTCGACAACGGCACGGCGTTCCGCGTCAACGCGATGGTTCACGAGAACGACGCGCCGGGCCGCGACTACGAGCAGTTCAAGCGCTGGGGCATCGCGCCGTCGGTGGCGTTCGGCCTGGACGGCGACACGCGCTTCACCCTGAGCTACCTGCACCAGAGCGACGAGAACGTCCCGCAGTACGGCGTGCCGTACTTCAGCGCCTTCGGCGGTCCGCTGCCAGGCGTGGATCCGTCGAACTACTACGGCTACCACAACATCGACACGCAGGAGATCGACGTCGACATGCTGACCGGCGTGTTCGAGCACGATTTCAACGACAAGATCACGCTGCGCAGCCTCGCGCGCTACCAGCAAGTCGACCAGCTGAGCATCGTCGACGCACCGCAGGGAACGTGGTGCCTGGCAAGCGGCATCAACGCCGCGACCGGCGTCGCCTGTCCGACGACGATGCAGCCGAACACCTACCTTCCGAGCGGCCCGCGCGGCTTCAAGCGCGACACCCGCAACACCATCGCGATCAGCCAGACCGACGTCATCTCGCACTTCGACACCGGCTCGGTCGAGCACTCGCTGGTGGCGGGCGTGTCGCTGTCGCGCGAGGACTTCGACCTCGACACCGGCAACCTGTTCCGCACCGCCAACGGCACCGCGGTGACGCTGCCGCTGATGTCGATCAGCGATCCCGACTCGCGCTACACCGGCCCGATCAATTTCATCCGCAGCGGCATCACCGAGGGCAGCCTGGACAACCAGGCGATCTACGCGTTCGACACGCTGAAGTTCAGCGAGCGCTGGATGCTCAACCTCGGCGCGCGTTACGAGCACAACAAGGGCGACAGCGTCGCGTACACCTTCAACACCACGGCGGGCAGCCCGACCCTGGGCCAAGTCACCGGCCGCACCGTGTCGGAAAACGAGGACGATCTGTTCTCCTACCGCGCGGGCCTGATCTTCAAGCCAGCCGCGAACGGCACGCTGTACGTGTCGTACGCGAACAGCAAGACCCCGTCGAAGGCTTCGGTCAACGGCTCGTGCACCGCGACCAGCACCACCGGCACGGCCAACTGCAACGTCGATCCGGAAAGCGCCGTCAACATCGAATTCGGCGCGAAGTGGGACATCAACCAGCGCCTGGCGCTGACCGGTGCGGTGTTCCGCAACGACCGCGAGGAGTTCAAGGTCGCTGATCCGGGCAACCCGGCCAATCCGAGCGGCGAGCAGCAGCTCGATGGCGAGGCGCGTGTCGACGGCGTGTCGCTCGGCGTGGCCGGTCAGCTTGCGGACCACTGGTCGGTGTTCGCCAACGTGACCTGGCTCGACAGCGAAGTGCTGCAGGGCGTGTCGGACTTCTGCAAGACCAATCCGAGCACGGCGTGCGGCAACACCGCCGCCAATCCCGATCCGCTGGAAGGCCGTCCGATCAGCGGCACGCCGGAACGCGCGGGCAGCGTGTGGACCACCTACGAGCTGTCGCAGTGGACCTTCGGCTACGGCATCACCTACCAGAGCAGCTACGACTACTACACCGGTACCGGCGCCAACGCGGGCACGATCAAGGGCTACACGACGCACCGCGCGATGGTCGGTTACAGCGTCAACGAGCGCCTGAGCCTGCAGCTCAACGCCAACAACCTGTTCGACAAGGAGTACTACATCCGCGTCCGCAACAACGGCTGGGCGACCCCGGGCGACGAGCGCTCGGTGGTGCTGCAGGCCACGTACAGGTTCTAA
- a CDS encoding flavodoxin domain-containing protein, which translates to MKQDRSLKVWFGNALMLGALFAAGIAFARWQSEPWWTASPRAGSWVLAIVVALAFVGLCVSTWFDARTSRAATENNGDDAGEDGGVLLAWASQTGFARQVAEHTAEALRGAGVPVRSLPLQRVDADVLRAHRRALFIASTTGEGDPPDHALGFTRHMLGETTTLDGLQYAVLALGDRAYDHFCGFGRRLDQWLHHSGAQPLFDRIDVDAGDAGALRHWQHRLGQIAGHVALADWSAPAYRTWRLDERRWLNRGSVGGPAYHVALVPVDARDMQWQAGDIAEIGPRHAPAHVAAWLAEAGFDGTQRIEANNESMELAQWLQRSRLPDIAQVRGHGVQALVESLQPLPHREYSIASLASDGRLELLVRQMRHPDGRLGSGSGWLTEHAPMGGSIDVRIRRNTAFHPPQDDRPVVLIGNGTGLAGLRALLKARIVAGHRRNWLLFGERERDHDFHHRDEIEAWLREGAIERVDLAFSREDPSRRVYVQDRLREELPRLREWITNGAAIYVCGSLEGMAPGVDAVLREAVGLEALETMAADGRYRRDVY; encoded by the coding sequence ATGAAGCAGGATCGTTCCCTGAAGGTTTGGTTCGGCAACGCGCTGATGTTGGGCGCGCTGTTCGCTGCGGGCATCGCATTCGCGCGTTGGCAGAGCGAGCCGTGGTGGACCGCCTCGCCGCGTGCGGGCAGCTGGGTGCTGGCGATCGTCGTCGCGCTGGCCTTCGTCGGCCTGTGCGTGAGCACGTGGTTCGACGCACGCACTTCGCGCGCCGCCACGGAGAACAACGGCGACGACGCAGGCGAAGACGGTGGGGTGCTGCTGGCCTGGGCCAGCCAGACCGGATTCGCGCGGCAGGTCGCCGAGCACACCGCCGAGGCCCTGCGCGGCGCGGGCGTGCCGGTGCGTTCGTTGCCGCTGCAACGTGTGGATGCCGACGTACTGCGCGCGCATCGGCGTGCACTGTTCATCGCCAGCACCACAGGCGAAGGCGATCCGCCGGACCATGCGCTGGGCTTCACCCGTCACATGCTGGGCGAGACGACGACACTGGACGGCCTGCAATACGCAGTACTCGCACTGGGCGATCGCGCCTACGACCACTTCTGCGGCTTCGGTCGACGTCTCGACCAGTGGCTGCACCACAGCGGTGCGCAGCCGCTGTTCGATCGGATCGACGTCGATGCGGGCGATGCCGGTGCGCTGCGTCACTGGCAGCATCGGCTGGGCCAGATCGCCGGACACGTCGCGCTCGCCGACTGGAGTGCGCCGGCCTATCGCACATGGCGCCTGGATGAACGCCGCTGGCTCAATCGCGGCAGCGTCGGTGGACCTGCTTATCACGTCGCGCTAGTGCCGGTGGATGCACGCGACATGCAGTGGCAAGCCGGCGACATCGCCGAGATTGGTCCACGCCACGCGCCCGCGCACGTCGCCGCATGGCTGGCTGAAGCCGGCTTCGACGGCACGCAGCGCATCGAGGCGAACAACGAGAGCATGGAGCTCGCGCAGTGGCTGCAGCGCTCGCGACTGCCCGACATCGCGCAGGTGCGCGGACACGGCGTGCAGGCGCTGGTCGAATCGCTGCAGCCGTTGCCGCATCGTGAATACTCCATCGCCTCGCTCGCATCCGACGGACGCCTGGAACTGCTGGTACGGCAGATGCGCCACCCGGACGGACGGCTTGGCAGCGGCAGCGGCTGGCTGACCGAACATGCGCCGATGGGCGGATCCATCGACGTGCGTATCCGCCGCAACACCGCCTTCCATCCGCCACAGGACGACCGTCCAGTGGTGCTGATCGGCAACGGCACGGGACTGGCCGGACTGCGTGCACTGCTGAAAGCACGGATCGTCGCGGGCCATCGCCGCAACTGGCTGCTGTTCGGCGAACGCGAGCGCGACCACGATTTCCACCATCGCGACGAGATCGAAGCCTGGCTGCGCGAGGGTGCGATCGAGCGCGTGGACCTCGCGTTCTCGCGCGAGGATCCCTCGCGACGCGTGTACGTGCAGGATCGCCTGCGCGAAGAATTGCCGCGCCTGCGCGAGTGGATCACGAACGGCGCGGCCATCTACGTCTGCGGCAGTCTCGAAGGCATGGCGCCCGGCGTCGATGCCGTGCTGCGCGAAGCGGTGGGACTGGAAGCGCTGGAGACGATGGCCGCCGACGGTCGCTATCGTCGCGACGTGTACTGA
- a CDS encoding DUF2271 domain-containing protein, with protein sequence MRVQLTIALSGLLALPAYSAEINLNVQIPQLNVAEYHRPYVAIWVEGADQKALANLAVWYQQKATSEGAGTKWLPDLRQWWRRSGRTLKVPVDGVTGPTRPVGKHALQFTDQHPELGKLPPGEYTLVIEAAREVGGRELLKIPFKWGGTSNGQAQGSAELGTVTLSTRS encoded by the coding sequence ATGCGCGTCCAACTGACCATCGCCCTGAGCGGCCTGCTCGCGCTGCCGGCGTACTCGGCCGAGATCAACCTCAACGTGCAGATCCCGCAGCTCAACGTCGCCGAATACCACCGCCCGTACGTGGCGATCTGGGTCGAAGGCGCTGACCAGAAGGCGCTCGCCAATCTCGCGGTGTGGTACCAGCAGAAGGCGACCAGTGAAGGCGCCGGCACCAAGTGGCTGCCGGACCTGCGCCAGTGGTGGCGCCGCAGCGGTCGCACGCTGAAGGTGCCGGTGGATGGCGTGACCGGTCCGACGCGTCCGGTCGGCAAGCACGCGCTGCAGTTCACCGACCAGCATCCGGAACTCGGCAAGCTGCCGCCGGGCGAGTACACGCTGGTGATCGAGGCCGCGCGCGAAGTCGGCGGTCGCGAGCTGCTGAAGATCCCGTTCAAGTGGGGCGGCACCAGCAACGGCCAGGCGCAGGGCAGTGCCGAGCTCGGCACGGTCACGCTGTCCACGCGTTCCTGA